Proteins encoded by one window of Ignavibacteriota bacterium:
- a CDS encoding outer membrane beta-barrel protein — translation MKYFITILALVTVLTFTSVAQDGPNPMRIGGEVGLQLPVGDFGNAANAGFGISGIFQYYLQPQLIIGGTIGYQSWGTDADGFSFSNIPIMALLNYQFNTEGLIPFVGAELGFNSFGATVKFFGETMSNSNLEFGLNILGGIEQRINEKLSWRANAKYNIIFSDGSASYLGVNAGVMYNL, via the coding sequence ATGAAGTATTTTATTACAATTCTGGCATTAGTTACAGTGCTTACATTTACAAGTGTTGCTCAGGATGGTCCAAACCCGATGCGTATAGGTGGTGAAGTTGGACTTCAGCTTCCGGTTGGTGATTTTGGTAATGCAGCCAATGCAGGTTTCGGTATTTCCGGCATATTTCAATACTATCTTCAACCACAGCTTATTATTGGTGGTACGATCGGATATCAATCATGGGGAACAGATGCAGATGGTTTCTCTTTCTCAAATATTCCAATTATGGCATTATTAAACTATCAGTTCAATACTGAAGGTCTTATTCCATTCGTTGGTGCTGAACTTGGTTTCAATAGCTTTGGTGCTACAGTGAAATTCTTCGGTGAAACTATGTCAAATTCAAACCTTGAATTTGGTTTAAATATTCTTGGTGGTATTGAGCAGAGAATTAACGAAAAATTAAGCTGGAGGGCAAATGCCAAGTATAACATTATTTTCTCTGATGGAAGCGCTTCTTATCTTGGTGTAAATGCAGGCGTAATGTATAATTTATAA
- the maf gene encoding septum formation protein Maf: protein MVGISKLIGLKIPLVLASKSPRRKHLLNSLGFEFEVIPSDIDESLDGQLPAEAYAIHLAFSKAEDVASKLNYEALVLGSDTIVVLDEEIINKPETKEDAYMFLRNLSGKTHKVYTAIALINSHTNSWLTDYKITEVTFRDLEDDEIWAYIESGSPMDKAGAYGIQDDFGAVFVSHIQGCYYNIVGLPLELLYNSIKKFIKADLKC, encoded by the coding sequence ATGGTTGGTATATCAAAACTTATCGGGCTTAAAATTCCATTGGTGCTTGCTTCAAAATCTCCAAGACGTAAGCATTTGCTAAATTCACTTGGATTTGAATTTGAGGTCATACCCTCAGATATTGATGAGTCACTTGACGGGCAACTACCTGCTGAAGCTTATGCAATTCATTTAGCATTTAGTAAGGCAGAAGATGTTGCATCAAAATTGAATTATGAAGCTCTTGTATTAGGTTCTGATACCATTGTTGTTCTAGATGAAGAGATTATAAACAAACCTGAAACCAAAGAGGATGCTTATATGTTTTTAAGAAATTTGAGCGGGAAAACTCACAAAGTGTATACGGCAATTGCATTAATTAATTCTCACACAAACAGTTGGCTTACTGATTACAAAATTACTGAAGTAACTTTCCGCGACCTTGAGGATGATGAAATATGGGCATATATCGAATCCGGCTCACCTATGGACAAAGCCGGAGCTTATGGTATTCAGGATGATTTTGGGGCAGTATTTGTAAGCCATATACAAGGATGTTATTACAATATAGTCGGACTACCCTTGGAACTACTTTATAATTCAATTAAAAAATTTATCAAGGCTGATTTGAAATGTTGA
- a CDS encoding alpha/beta hydrolase produces MDFFDFEGKKVYYEIIGNGRPLLLLHGNSVSSSLFISCKNYFSQYFKVILMDYPGHGKSERLDKFRDDFWRYNAEAAFQLMDLLNIENFDVIGTSGGAMVGLNMCIMQPDRIGKIIADSFFGDYLTYKEAEKIVLGRRKAKNDFMTTQYWKFHNGEDWEQVVDNDCEMMLSFTRKGFPTIFGDLSVIKAGVLLVATSTDELLPNILERLDELSQKIPICKKAFYDYGRHTFMITEKEEFRKIAMDFLKN; encoded by the coding sequence TTGGATTTTTTTGATTTTGAAGGCAAAAAAGTATATTATGAAATAATTGGCAATGGCAGACCACTTCTTCTTTTGCACGGCAATTCGGTTTCATCTTCATTGTTTATAAGTTGTAAGAATTATTTCAGTCAATATTTTAAAGTAATACTAATGGATTATCCCGGACACGGAAAAAGCGAAAGACTTGATAAATTCCGTGATGATTTTTGGAGGTACAATGCTGAAGCGGCTTTTCAATTAATGGACTTGCTGAATATTGAAAATTTCGATGTTATCGGAACCAGCGGTGGTGCAATGGTTGGGCTGAATATGTGCATTATGCAGCCGGATAGAATCGGAAAAATAATTGCCGATAGTTTTTTTGGCGACTATTTGACTTACAAAGAAGCTGAAAAGATTGTTCTTGGAAGGAGAAAAGCCAAAAATGACTTCATGACAACTCAGTATTGGAAATTTCATAATGGAGAAGACTGGGAGCAGGTTGTAGATAATGATTGTGAAATGATGCTTAGTTTCACAAGGAAAGGATTTCCTACAATTTTTGGTGATTTATCAGTAATTAAAGCCGGAGTTCTTCTTGTTGCAACTTCTACAGATGAACTGCTTCCGAATATTTTAGAAAGACTTGATGAATTATCACAAAAAATCCCAATTTGCAAAAAGGCATTTTATGATTATGGAAGGCATACTTTTATGATAACTGAGAAAGAAGAATTTAGAAAAATTGCAATGGATTTTTTAAAAAATTAA
- the coaE gene encoding dephospho-CoA kinase (Dephospho-CoA kinase (CoaE) performs the final step in coenzyme A biosynthesis.), whose protein sequence is MNESKSQSDKFDTAKVIAITGGIGSGKSEVAKILIAKGYKVISTDILAKDIMITDEKVRERIINTFGSDTYTSDNKTNVKFLSEIVFSGDKHQSANIEKLNSIVHPPVIDRIVQEIENAVSAGFDTVFVESALIYEAGLDDGFDYIICVAADEIIRIERTIERSGLTRHQIESRMSEQISQEQKIGLADFTIENNKSLAELENAVNFLLPIIQMLPQNLKEK, encoded by the coding sequence ATGAATGAATCAAAATCCCAATCTGACAAATTCGATACAGCCAAAGTAATTGCAATCACCGGAGGCATTGGAAGCGGCAAGTCTGAGGTGGCAAAAATTCTAATTGCTAAAGGGTATAAAGTAATTTCTACCGATATTCTGGCAAAAGATATAATGATAACTGATGAGAAGGTTAGAGAAAGAATCATAAACACTTTTGGCAGTGATACCTACACTTCGGACAATAAAACCAATGTTAAATTCCTATCTGAAATTGTCTTCTCAGGTGATAAACATCAATCCGCCAATATCGAAAAATTAAACTCAATTGTACATCCACCTGTAATTGACCGAATTGTACAAGAAATTGAAAATGCTGTTTCTGCAGGATTTGATACAGTCTTTGTAGAAAGCGCTTTAATCTATGAAGCCGGTTTGGATGATGGATTTGATTATATAATTTGTGTAGCCGCAGACGAAATAATCAGAATAGAACGCACAATAGAGCGTTCAGGATTGACCCGTCATCAGATAGAAAGCCGGATGAGCGAGCAGATATCTCAGGAACAAAAAATCGGACTGGCTGATTTCACTATCGAAAATAATAAATCGCTCGCAGAACTTGAGAACGCTGTAAACTTCTTACTACCTATAATCCAAATGCTACCCCAAAATTTGAAAGAAAAGTAG
- a CDS encoding insulinase family protein — translation MKSKKIIKSRDLYRSKINSTQIRENLTVVSEEIPSAETYALGFFYDTGSRDEKQEENGIAHFIEHCAFRRTNRYSSRQIASKFESLGAYANAYTTQESTSFYVRALKDNFLPTFKLLNDITRNTVFNEKDIEKERQIIIEEIKSYDDDPEESIFDYGDKLIFGAHPMGTSILGTEENLLSFDSHKLKDYHRNNFKNGRLIISYAGPHSHDYIVKKTLLYTSISEDSSSLRIREYPEILPKGEIEVEKQVSQSHILLGSRIPGYSFETRYTLPMFNILFGDGMSSRLYQNLRDRHGIAYSIYSTIQVHSDSGVFYIYAASDKNKLKKTEKLIAEQIDKFLNYPLKDPELQRTKEQFKTSIIMELESLSARMQGLAKAVFMESGFENIKETISIINDVSADDIKNTVAKYINSDNLSSVRFIPAK, via the coding sequence ATGAAAAGTAAAAAGATAATAAAAAGCAGAGATTTATACAGAAGTAAAATAAATTCTACCCAAATTAGAGAAAATTTGACAGTTGTCAGCGAGGAAATTCCATCGGCTGAGACTTATGCATTGGGATTTTTCTATGATACCGGCTCACGCGATGAGAAGCAGGAAGAGAACGGAATTGCTCATTTTATCGAACATTGTGCATTCAGGCGTACTAATCGCTATTCCTCACGCCAGATTGCTTCAAAATTTGAATCACTCGGAGCTTATGCCAATGCTTATACTACTCAGGAATCAACCAGCTTCTATGTCAGGGCGCTGAAAGATAACTTTCTTCCAACATTTAAGCTGCTGAATGATATTACTCGGAATACTGTTTTTAATGAAAAAGACATTGAAAAAGAACGACAGATTATAATCGAAGAAATTAAATCGTATGATGACGACCCTGAAGAATCCATTTTCGACTATGGAGATAAATTGATTTTCGGTGCTCATCCAATGGGTACTTCGATTTTAGGGACTGAAGAAAATCTGCTGAGTTTTGACAGTCACAAGCTTAAAGATTATCACAGGAATAATTTTAAAAACGGGCGTCTTATCATTAGTTACGCAGGACCACATTCGCATGATTATATTGTTAAAAAAACTCTTCTCTACACATCAATTTCCGAAGATTCATCATCTTTGAGAATCAGGGAATATCCTGAAATTCTACCAAAGGGTGAAATCGAAGTAGAAAAACAGGTTAGCCAGTCACATATTCTATTAGGTTCGAGAATACCCGGATATAGCTTTGAGACCAGATATACGCTGCCTATGTTCAATATTCTCTTTGGAGATGGTATGAGCTCAAGACTATATCAGAATTTAAGGGACCGCCACGGTATAGCTTATTCGATATATTCTACAATACAGGTTCATTCTGATTCTGGAGTTTTTTATATTTATGCTGCATCGGATAAAAACAAACTAAAGAAGACTGAAAAATTGATAGCCGAGCAAATTGATAAATTCCTGAATTATCCTTTGAAAGACCCTGAACTTCAAAGAACCAAGGAGCAGTTCAAAACAAGTATAATTATGGAACTTGAGAGTTTATCCGCCCGTATGCAGGGGCTTGCTAAAGCAGTATTTATGGAATCTGGATTTGAAAATATTAAAGAAACGATTTCGATTATTAATGATGTTTCAGCAGATGATATTAAAAATACTGTAGCAAAATATATCAATTCCGATAATCTCAGTAGTGTGAGATTTATTCCTGCAAAATAA
- a CDS encoding transposase, with translation MSEIIRGFKTFSSKNINIKYGEIIFQWQKSFFDHIIRNENSLYNIRQYILNNPLNWNDDENNIN, from the coding sequence TTGTCGGAAATAATTCGTGGATTTAAAACATTTTCATCAAAAAACATAAATATAAAATATGGGGAAATAATATTTCAATGGCAAAAATCTTTTTTTGACCACATTATTCGAAATGAAAATTCATTGTATAATATTCGACAATACATCTTGAATAATCCTTTAAATTGGAATGATGATGAAAATAATATCAATTAA
- a CDS encoding flavodoxin family protein, which produces MKVLILDCVKNDFSPELKPALDKFVEGIESAGGQVSLLNIKDLDIKPCFSCTTQSSFKFDDKCRCDDDMNRLYPEFRNHDSWVFISHINSNGSTNYLKNLLDRMEPLFQPVFTLDSMEVAIPPDNKLNGKIALLSSYEYESADLARNISDYIDSISLLFSKQSAGSILFERTRINNARLDKFYDAGKKLITNE; this is translated from the coding sequence ATGAAAGTACTTATTCTTGATTGTGTAAAAAATGATTTCAGCCCTGAATTAAAGCCGGCTTTAGATAAATTTGTCGAAGGAATTGAATCAGCAGGAGGTCAGGTCAGTCTGCTCAATATTAAAGACCTGGATATTAAGCCATGCTTTAGCTGCACAACTCAGTCCTCATTTAAGTTTGACGACAAATGCCGTTGTGATGATGATATGAACAGACTTTATCCCGAATTTAGAAATCACGACTCATGGGTTTTTATCTCTCATATTAATTCAAATGGCTCCACAAACTATTTAAAAAATCTTCTTGACCGTATGGAGCCTTTATTTCAGCCGGTATTTACTCTTGACTCTATGGAAGTTGCAATTCCACCGGACAACAAACTCAATGGAAAAATTGCACTACTGTCTTCTTACGAATATGAATCAGCAGACCTTGCAAGAAATATTTCCGATTATATTGATTCAATCAGTTTACTTTTCTCAAAACAGTCAGCCGGAAGCATACTTTTTGAACGGACAAGAATTAATAATGCCAGACTCGATAAATTCTATGATGCCGGGAAAAAATTGATTACAAATGAATGA
- a CDS encoding glycerol-3-phosphate acyltransferase, with protein sequence MELLLSIVVSYLIGTIPSSYIIVKLFGKKDIFEHGSGNPGALNSFETTGSRAIGISVLILDLVKGVAAAILAYYLSGGFYIPFMAGLVWVIIGNNYNIFFGGKGGRGLAVAAGAFGAVSPYFVVTWLVMWLAGYYIVRKNVHIANGIALIGAMILVFSTPDAMYELFSFFPVTDYLALKITFSLGCFVILIRHFKPLRELAQSDNKEEK encoded by the coding sequence ATGGAATTATTGTTATCAATTGTGGTTAGTTATCTTATTGGTACAATCCCAAGTTCATACATAATTGTAAAATTATTTGGGAAAAAAGATATTTTCGAGCATGGCTCAGGCAATCCCGGAGCGCTCAACAGCTTTGAGACAACCGGCAGCAGAGCCATCGGAATTTCAGTTCTTATATTAGATTTAGTGAAAGGAGTGGCAGCTGCAATTTTGGCATATTATTTATCCGGAGGCTTTTATATACCATTTATGGCAGGTCTTGTATGGGTAATAATCGGGAATAATTATAATATATTCTTTGGCGGTAAAGGCGGCAGAGGACTTGCTGTGGCTGCCGGAGCGTTTGGTGCTGTCAGTCCTTATTTTGTAGTAACCTGGCTTGTTATGTGGCTTGCAGGTTACTATATAGTCAGAAAAAATGTACATATTGCAAACGGTATAGCTCTCATTGGTGCGATGATACTTGTTTTTTCCACACCAGATGCAATGTACGAATTGTTCAGTTTCTTCCCTGTTACTGATTATTTGGCACTAAAAATTACATTCTCGTTAGGCTGTTTTGTGATTTTAATCAGGCATTTCAAACCATTAAGAGAACTTGCTCAATCTGATAATAAAGAGGAGAAATAA
- a CDS encoding carotenoid 1,2-hydratase → MKKVLFIILFVTLFGISIYFIFDVPKSEDSKYFSVTSAMSAEGDTLFKKAILPVDFQFPRDHAAHNDYKLEWWYFTGNLQDEKGNRFGYQFTIFRNALSPEVGEINSNLSSNQLYFAHFALTDVGSNKHYYFEKFSRGIEGLAGTDTLPLKIFIENWTINGDYPNNNYDKPIFRINAVEGDIALNLYLEPVKNMVLHGDRGLSAKSYEPGNASYYYSFTRIKSSGNIEIEDKNYSVTGSSWMDREWSTSALSAGQTGWDWFSVQLDNNIELMFFRLRDSSGATNFAKGTLVLPDGTYKNLKEGDFQLKILNTQKLESGTEYPTKWRIILPEYSLEIISEVQILEQEMKLSVKYYEGSIRISGRFEENPIAGYGYVELTGY, encoded by the coding sequence ATGAAAAAAGTTTTATTCATAATTTTATTTGTAACTTTATTTGGCATTAGTATATATTTTATATTTGATGTTCCAAAAAGCGAAGATAGTAAGTATTTTTCTGTTACTTCAGCGATGTCTGCTGAGGGTGATACTTTGTTTAAAAAGGCAATATTGCCGGTTGATTTTCAATTTCCCCGTGACCATGCAGCTCATAATGACTATAAATTAGAGTGGTGGTATTTCACAGGTAATCTTCAGGATGAAAAAGGCAATAGGTTCGGTTATCAATTTACGATATTCAGAAATGCATTAAGTCCGGAAGTTGGTGAAATCAATTCAAATTTAAGTTCCAATCAACTTTATTTTGCACACTTTGCTCTGACTGATGTCGGTAGTAATAAGCATTATTACTTTGAAAAATTTTCACGCGGAATAGAAGGACTTGCCGGTACTGATACTTTGCCTCTGAAAATTTTTATTGAAAATTGGACTATAAACGGTGATTATCCGAATAATAATTATGATAAACCAATTTTCAGAATCAATGCTGTTGAAGGCGATATAGCTCTGAACTTATATCTTGAGCCGGTTAAAAATATGGTACTTCATGGCGATAGAGGTCTAAGCGCCAAAAGTTATGAACCCGGTAATGCTTCATATTATTATTCATTTACAAGGATTAAGTCAAGCGGAAATATTGAAATAGAAGATAAAAATTATTCTGTCACAGGTTCATCATGGATGGACAGAGAATGGAGTACTAGCGCACTATCTGCCGGTCAGACAGGCTGGGACTGGTTTTCGGTTCAGCTTGACAACAATATTGAGCTTATGTTTTTCCGTCTGAGAGATTCTTCGGGTGCTACAAATTTCGCAAAAGGTACACTGGTATTACCTGATGGCACTTATAAAAATCTCAAGGAAGGCGATTTTCAACTTAAGATTTTGAATACTCAAAAATTAGAAAGTGGTACTGAATATCCGACTAAATGGAGAATTATTCTACCGGAATATTCATTGGAAATTATTTCAGAGGTTCAGATTTTGGAGCAGGAAATGAAACTTTCGGTCAAATACTACGAAGGTAGTATAAGAATATCCGGCAGATTTGAAGAAAAT
- a CDS encoding endonuclease: MRKFLFTILVLVFFSNSLYGTNFCNVEITDTLDFELLRIRNIKEKNIVIYNGSNYELTINAIKVNTYLSDYIDISGIQLPIYLAGNSGVNIPVKFHAKQNVNFDGIIFFNVTCSASEYSLPVYVKSKITLSEKNQQHFTDNLWGSDLIDVMMVTMSNHKVFSYRDARILFWSNFDRGDDGQVECIYTGNKINPGDEPDFSALDNQGFNTEHTWPRSMGADSEPPLSDINHLFVADKTTNDRRGNHPFGNISGNPSYEKGGSKLGKDASGKTVFEVRPETRGNIARAMFYFAVRYDNPNKFLDQQEETLRQWALQDPVDAAELARNDSVAVYQERANIFIGYPEMLERMPSISKRTEIPFEPLYFVSDTGIVFDFNITKIDDFIRLYVTNFSNDSRLAQPIEIESIELQNDDFNFFDIKYDETNFSLSRNEVFPIDVISINQNGVHSANLKINFKSGHTETVNLYGKNPMMSVEDNINHLIDVSIYPNPASDYVSISIVEKNAAENINSIKVYDVLSGEIADLTNSMIYIGNQASVEFSVKEKLISSQVLYVKIELKSGKYLIHPMLFMN; this comes from the coding sequence ATGAGGAAATTTCTTTTTACAATTTTAGTTTTAGTATTTTTTTCAAATTCACTTTACGGAACAAATTTTTGTAATGTCGAAATAACTGATACACTTGATTTTGAATTGCTGAGAATTCGAAATATCAAAGAAAAGAATATTGTTATATATAATGGCAGTAATTACGAACTTACTATCAATGCAATAAAAGTGAATACTTACCTCAGTGATTATATTGATATATCCGGTATTCAGCTGCCAATTTATCTTGCAGGTAATTCAGGCGTAAATATTCCAGTTAAATTTCATGCTAAACAGAATGTAAATTTTGATGGAATTATCTTTTTTAATGTTACCTGTAGTGCATCAGAATATTCATTGCCTGTATATGTTAAATCCAAAATAACATTATCAGAAAAAAATCAGCAGCATTTTACTGACAATCTTTGGGGTTCTGACCTTATTGATGTAATGATGGTTACAATGAGCAATCATAAGGTTTTTTCATATCGGGATGCGAGAATTCTGTTCTGGTCTAATTTTGACCGCGGGGATGATGGTCAGGTTGAGTGCATATATACAGGTAATAAAATCAATCCGGGTGATGAACCTGATTTTTCTGCTTTGGATAATCAGGGATTCAATACCGAGCATACCTGGCCCCGTTCTATGGGAGCTGATTCTGAACCACCCCTGAGCGATATTAATCATCTCTTTGTAGCTGATAAAACTACTAATGACCGTAGAGGCAATCATCCATTTGGGAATATTTCGGGTAATCCTTCTTATGAAAAAGGTGGCTCGAAACTTGGCAAGGATGCAAGCGGCAAGACTGTTTTTGAGGTACGTCCCGAAACAAGAGGTAATATTGCCCGAGCAATGTTTTATTTTGCTGTCAGGTACGATAATCCTAATAAATTCCTTGACCAACAGGAAGAAACTCTTCGCCAGTGGGCACTGCAGGATCCGGTTGATGCTGCTGAACTTGCAAGAAATGATTCAGTGGCTGTGTATCAGGAAAGAGCTAACATTTTTATAGGATACCCGGAAATGCTTGAAAGAATGCCAAGTATATCTAAAAGAACCGAAATACCCTTCGAACCGCTGTATTTTGTTTCTGATACGGGCATAGTATTTGATTTTAATATTACTAAGATAGATGATTTCATAAGACTTTATGTGACAAATTTCAGTAATGATTCAAGGCTTGCTCAGCCAATTGAAATTGAAAGTATCGAACTTCAGAATGATGATTTTAATTTTTTCGACATTAAATATGATGAAACAAATTTTTCACTTTCAAGAAATGAAGTATTCCCTATTGATGTTATAAGCATAAATCAGAATGGCGTTCATTCTGCAAATTTGAAAATCAATTTCAAAAGCGGACATACTGAGACGGTTAATTTGTATGGAAAAAATCCCATGATGAGTGTTGAAGATAATATAAATCATCTTATAGATGTCAGCATTTATCCTAACCCTGCGAGTGATTATGTCTCAATTTCGATTGTTGAAAAGAATGCTGCCGAAAATATTAACTCAATAAAGGTCTATGATGTTCTCTCGGGTGAAATTGCCGACTTAACAAATTCAATGATTTACATCGGTAATCAGGCATCTGTTGAATTTTCTGTAAAGGAGAAGTTGATTTCATCACAGGTATTGTATGTAAAAATCGAATTGAAATCAGGCAAATATCTTATTCATCCAATGTTATTTATGAATTAA
- a CDS encoding sugar ABC transporter permease, with the protein MLSFRSRLNTSVMLMPWIATFAIFWLYPLIYAAYLSLTDYNTLTGLADFKGFGNYTAIFSDDVFWKALSNTMIFTFGTVPVTTSLALLLAVFLNSKMTRFKEFFRASYFMPTVTSLVVISLIFTNLYSKDGYVNALLSILNLPYAERGWLLEPGTALFSIMAMDVWMATGYYMVLFLAGMQSIPNDLYESARLSGASISRMFFSITLPLLKPTLLFILVINTIKSFQIFVEIFVMTKGGPLNATTTLVYQIFVNAFERSDKMGYASALAFVLFFILIIFSLLQMRFLREKD; encoded by the coding sequence ATGTTGAGCTTTAGAAGCAGGCTGAATACTTCTGTTATGCTTATGCCCTGGATTGCAACATTTGCAATATTCTGGCTTTATCCGCTTATTTATGCAGCATATCTGAGTCTTACAGATTATAACACTCTGACAGGTTTGGCGGATTTCAAAGGATTTGGAAATTATACAGCAATTTTTTCTGATGATGTGTTTTGGAAAGCCCTTAGCAATACAATGATTTTTACTTTTGGAACAGTTCCTGTTACAACAAGTTTGGCACTTCTATTGGCAGTATTTCTGAACAGCAAAATGACCAGATTCAAAGAGTTTTTCAGAGCTTCCTATTTTATGCCGACAGTTACCTCGCTTGTTGTGATATCGCTGATTTTTACAAATCTTTATTCAAAAGACGGCTATGTAAATGCTCTGCTTTCTATACTGAATCTTCCTTATGCAGAGCGAGGCTGGCTTTTAGAGCCGGGAACTGCACTTTTTTCTATAATGGCAATGGATGTATGGATGGCTACAGGCTACTATATGGTGCTGTTCTTAGCCGGTATGCAGTCTATACCGAATGATTTGTATGAATCTGCCCGACTTTCAGGTGCAAGCATCTCGAGAATGTTTTTCAGTATAACCCTGCCTTTGTTGAAACCGACTTTATTGTTTATATTAGTAATAAATACAATTAAGTCATTCCAAATATTTGTCGAAATATTCGTGATGACAAAAGGCGGACCGCTGAATGCCACAACAACTCTTGTTTACCAGATTTTCGTTAATGCATTCGAACGTTCGGACAAAATGGGCTATGCTTCGGCACTTGCATTTGTATTATTTTTTATTTTGATAATTTTTAGCTTATTGCAAATGAGATTTCTGAGGGAGAAAGATTAA